One genomic segment of Pseudorasbora parva isolate DD20220531a chromosome 6, ASM2467924v1, whole genome shotgun sequence includes these proteins:
- the ddost gene encoding dolichyl-diphosphooligosaccharide--protein glycosyltransferase 48 kDa subunit, whose amino-acid sequence MAMGCLSMRDTATLATLTCKRRSDTMIPTLSGGFSKSTLFVLSVVLMLQAVLGDGKTLVLLDNPNIRDTHSIFFRSLADRGFDLTFKTADDPGLSLIKYGQFLYDHLILFSPAVEDFGGNINVETITSFIDGGGNVLVAASSDIGDPLRELGSECGIEFDEEKTAVIDHHNYDVSDPGEHTLIVAGPENLLKAPTIVGKPTDKPVLFKGVGMVADPDNSLVLDILTGSSTSYSYFPDRPITQYPHAVGKNTLLIAGLQARNNARVVFSGSLHFFSDAFFNSPVQKATPGSKRYEQTGNQELAEALSRWVFKEAGVLRVGAVTHHPVGESTPPAAYTITDLVEYSIVIEMLSGGKWVPFDGDDIQLEFVRIDPFVRTYLKKNGGKYSVQFKLPDVYGVFQFKVDYNRLGYTHLYSSTQVSVRPLQHTQYERFIPSAFPYYASAFSMMAGLFVFSVVFLHMREKEKSD is encoded by the exons ATGGCGATGGGTTGCTTATCAATGAGGGACACCGCGACACTTGCAACATTAACCTGCAAAAGACGGAGTGATACAATGATTCCCACACTGTCTGGCGGTTTCAGCAAAAGCACTCTGTTTGTTTTGTCCGTGGTGTTAATGTTGCAGGCAGTTTTAGGAGACGGAAAGACTCTGGTTCTGCTAGACAATCCCAACATCAGAGACACTCATTCAATCTTCTTCCGCAGTTTAGCAG ACCGTGGGTTTGACCTTACCTTTAAGACTGCTGATGATCCTGGTCTCTCTCTGATAAAGTATGGCCAGTTCCTCTACGACCATCTCATCCTTTTCTCTCCAGCAGTGGAAG ATTTTGGGGGCAACATCAACGTAGAGACCATAACATCCTTCATTGATGGTGGAGGAAATGTTCTTGTTGCTGCCAGTTCTGATATCG GCGACCCTCTAAGAGAGCTAGGTAGTGAATGTGGGATTGAATTTGATGAGGAGAAAACTGCTGTCATTGACCACCATAACTATGATGTTTCTGATCCTGGTGAG CACACACTGATTGTTGCAGGTCCAGAGAATCTTCTTAAAGCCCCAACTATAGTTGGCAAGCCCACTGATAAACCAGTCCTGTTCAAAGGTGTTGG CATGGTGGCTGACCCAGATAATTCTCTGGTACTGGACATTCTGACCGGATCCTCTACATCATACTCTTACTTCCCTGATCGTCCCATCACACAG TATCCTCATGCAGTCGGAAAGAACACCCTCCTAATTGCTGGTCTGCAGGCAAGAAACAATGCGCGTGTTGTTTTTAGCGGGTCACTGCACTTCTTCAGTGACGCTTTCTTCAACTCCCCTGTCCAGAAGGCTACCCCTGGGTCAAAGAG ATATGAACAGACTGGTAACCAGGAGCTGGCTGAGGCCCTGTCCCGCTGGGTGTTTAAGGAGGCTGGTGTTCTGAGGGTTGGGGCTGTTACCCATCATCCAGTTGGAGAGAGCACACCCCCTGCTGCCTATACCATCACTGACCTTGTG GAATACAGTATTGTGATCGAAATGCTGTCTGGTGGAAAGTGGGTGCCCTTTGATGGAGATGACATTCAGTTGGAATTTGTCAGAATTGATCCATTTGTTAGGACCTACCTCAAGAAAAATG GTGGAAAATACAGTGTACAGTTCAAGCTTCCAGATGTATATGGAGTTTTTCAGTTCAAAGTTGATTACAACAGACTGGGCTACACACACCTGTACTCTTCAACCCAG GTTTCTGTCCGTCCCCTGCAGCATACCCAATATGAGCGCTTTATCCCTTCTGCCTTCCCATATTATGCCAGTGCCTTCTCTATGATGGCAGGACTCTTTGTCTTCAGTGTCGTCTTTCTGCAtatgagagaaaaagagaagtcTGATTAA